The following proteins are co-located in the Flectobacillus major DSM 103 genome:
- a CDS encoding vWA domain-containing protein translates to MQDWFSRYWFSIQTLSSFEWEQPFYLYCIPAVPFLYMIRNWLRGNSVQKLNVAFPASQIRSSWVSSLRFIPGILLTISIILILVSLARPQRAISEAEEVSEGIDIMLAMDISASMENKDIPPSRLSVAKRVAKKFIEGRFQDRIGMVIFSGEPFSLCPLTTDYDMLKDYIDEISPSLIKTSGTAIGNALGMCINRMREIDSKSKVAILLSDGDNTAGNLDPLTSAQLAKAFGIKVYTIAVGSDKDPAEKVDESTLREIAKTSNGKFFRAMDARSLEQIFKEINRLEKVEIKRNRYKNVQDFYHNYLRWAIVFLLLSFASKNTFMGNILED, encoded by the coding sequence ATGCAAGATTGGTTTTCACGATATTGGTTTAGTATTCAAACCCTCTCGTCTTTTGAATGGGAACAGCCTTTTTATTTATATTGTATTCCTGCTGTACCATTTCTTTATATGATTCGGAACTGGCTTAGGGGCAATTCGGTACAAAAGCTCAATGTAGCTTTCCCTGCAAGTCAAATACGGTCGAGCTGGGTGAGTTCACTTCGTTTTATTCCTGGTATTTTATTGACAATCAGTATTATTCTTATTTTGGTGTCGTTGGCTCGGCCACAAAGGGCTATTTCCGAAGCTGAAGAGGTATCGGAAGGAATTGATATTATGTTGGCAATGGATATTTCGGCCTCGATGGAAAACAAGGATATTCCGCCAAGCAGGCTGTCGGTTGCTAAAAGGGTTGCCAAAAAATTTATAGAAGGGCGTTTTCAAGACCGCATTGGAATGGTGATTTTTTCGGGCGAACCCTTTTCGCTTTGTCCACTTACAACAGACTACGATATGCTCAAAGATTATATCGACGAAATTTCACCTTCTTTGATTAAAACTTCGGGAACAGCAATCGGCAATGCCCTAGGAATGTGTATTAATAGAATGCGTGAAATAGACTCGAAAAGTAAAGTGGCGATCTTACTTTCAGATGGCGATAATACTGCTGGCAACCTCGACCCACTTACTTCGGCACAACTTGCCAAGGCTTTTGGTATTAAGGTATATACAATTGCTGTAGGAAGCGACAAAGACCCTGCCGAAAAGGTAGATGAAAGTACCCTTCGAGAAATTGCTAAAACCAGTAATGGGAAGTTTTTTAGGGCTATGGATGCCCGTTCGTTAGAGCAGATTTTTAAGGAGATTAACCGTTTGGAGAAAGTAGAAATCAAGCGAAATCGTTATAAAAATGTGCAGGATTTCTACCATAATTATCTCCGTTGGGCTATTGTATTTTTGTTACTTTCGTTTGCTTCAAAAAATACGTTTATGGGCAATATTCTTGAAGATTAG
- a CDS encoding DEAD/DEAH box helicase, translating into MKVSTTQPFQIIYSILSHEYLGYLFEAFVVQLDTKGRLTLLNQNISTKNIKEFCEGLHEYQPDENDFKLVKLIDSIQQEAIFKKFGGAKKRTIVDFYLKTYDPQKGDKALQELISDYIERIKTEMMPLLLNKQLFIMGNDGNPIWQKITVLPEKATVLFHFMRNSDNTHYFPTIKYEDTKIDFQYKNAFIVCEEPAWMILENKLYHFDKDVDGKKLRPFLNKRFIVIPKTIEEDYYRKFVTPVITMFDVHAKGFEIRSEVFKCVPLLSIAEQKAKQLAILDSVGEEIDDSESQVTINLSFQYGKYAFRFDSFSAASNVSMEKKGDDYVFHKVKRDLPLEKEKVNLLNTLDLNIKNGRVILPKTRAFSWLQANYGLLVDAGFMISQQVEADGKRYFLGYSKIEVTITEGNDWFDIHTLVKFGDFEIPFLKLRNLILQKKREFLLPNGEIAVIPEVWFSQYSELFAFIEQSQISEGFILKKHHLSLVQDMERESLATTVMSRKLEKLRDFEEIQEYTIPKGFAGNLRPYQKAGYDWMRFLNDYNFGGCLADDMGLGKTVQTLALLQSQKEIGIPEPSLLIMPTSLIYNWEMEAKKFAPELNILTYTGTYRDKNLELFNNYDVILTSYGIIRIDIDLLKSYRFHYAILDESQAIKNPTSYITKAVMQLNTRHRLVLTGTPLENSTMDLWSQMTFINPGLLGTQHFFKNEFQVPIEKKSDEQKVQRLYSIIKPFMLRRHKSQVATELPPKIESVHYAQMTEQQEKEYEEAKSYYRNLILEHIDSEGIAKSQMVVLQGLTKLRQIANHPKMTDTDYDGDSGKLDDVVQKLETVLEEGHKVLIFSQFVKHLDLFRERLDKEKRNYAYLDGSTYDRQAQVERFQQNEDVKIFLISLKAGGLGLNLTAADYVFILDPWWNPAIEAQAIDRAHRIGQEKTVFTYKFITKHTVEEKILALQQNKQKLASDLITTEENFVKSLSKEDVIALLE; encoded by the coding sequence ATGAAAGTTTCTACAACACAGCCCTTCCAAATTATTTATTCAATACTCAGCCATGAGTATCTCGGGTATTTATTTGAGGCTTTTGTAGTACAATTAGATACCAAAGGAAGACTAACCTTGCTGAATCAGAATATTTCTACAAAAAATATCAAAGAGTTTTGTGAAGGATTACACGAATATCAGCCTGATGAAAATGATTTTAAATTGGTAAAACTGATTGATTCAATACAACAAGAAGCCATTTTTAAAAAATTTGGTGGAGCAAAAAAAAGGACTATCGTTGATTTTTACCTTAAAACATACGACCCCCAAAAAGGTGATAAGGCACTTCAAGAGTTAATTTCTGATTATATAGAACGTATCAAGACCGAAATGATGCCTTTGTTGCTCAATAAACAATTGTTTATTATGGGCAATGACGGAAATCCTATTTGGCAAAAAATTACCGTTTTGCCCGAAAAGGCTACCGTATTATTTCACTTTATGCGAAATAGCGATAATACGCATTATTTTCCTACTATAAAATACGAAGATACCAAGATTGACTTTCAGTACAAAAATGCGTTTATCGTTTGTGAAGAACCTGCATGGATGATTCTGGAAAACAAACTCTATCACTTTGACAAGGATGTCGACGGAAAAAAGTTGCGGCCTTTTCTCAACAAGCGGTTTATTGTGATTCCCAAAACAATCGAAGAAGACTACTATCGCAAGTTTGTAACACCAGTTATTACGATGTTCGATGTACATGCCAAAGGCTTTGAGATTCGTTCGGAAGTTTTTAAATGCGTGCCATTGTTGAGTATTGCAGAACAAAAAGCCAAGCAACTAGCCATACTCGACTCGGTAGGCGAAGAAATAGACGATTCCGAGTCGCAGGTTACGATTAACTTATCGTTTCAGTACGGCAAATATGCTTTTCGGTTCGATAGCTTTTCGGCGGCATCCAATGTAAGTATGGAAAAAAAAGGGGATGATTATGTTTTCCATAAAGTAAAAAGAGATTTGCCTCTCGAAAAAGAAAAAGTTAACCTATTGAATACACTAGACCTTAATATCAAAAATGGACGTGTTATTTTACCAAAAACACGAGCTTTTTCATGGTTACAGGCCAATTATGGACTATTGGTAGATGCTGGCTTTATGATTTCTCAGCAAGTAGAAGCCGATGGAAAACGCTATTTCTTAGGGTATTCCAAAATAGAAGTGACTATTACTGAAGGCAATGATTGGTTCGATATTCATACGCTTGTGAAATTTGGTGATTTTGAAATACCATTCTTGAAATTACGCAACCTAATTTTACAGAAAAAGAGAGAATTCCTTTTGCCCAATGGCGAAATAGCCGTTATTCCCGAAGTATGGTTTTCGCAATATTCCGAACTATTTGCTTTTATCGAACAGAGCCAAATTAGCGAAGGTTTTATTCTGAAAAAACATCATTTGTCGCTCGTACAAGACATGGAGCGTGAGTCTTTGGCTACTACAGTAATGAGCCGAAAGTTAGAAAAACTTCGTGATTTTGAGGAAATTCAGGAGTACACTATTCCAAAGGGCTTTGCAGGTAATCTACGACCCTATCAAAAAGCAGGTTATGACTGGATGCGTTTCTTGAATGATTATAATTTTGGAGGGTGTTTGGCCGACGATATGGGTTTGGGCAAAACCGTACAAACCTTGGCCTTGTTACAATCTCAAAAAGAAATAGGTATTCCTGAGCCATCGTTGCTCATTATGCCAACGTCGTTGATTTATAACTGGGAGATGGAAGCCAAGAAATTTGCTCCAGAACTAAATATTTTGACCTATACTGGTACGTATCGCGATAAAAATCTTGAGCTTTTTAATAATTATGATGTTATTTTAACCTCGTATGGTATTATTAGGATAGATATTGACCTATTAAAATCATATCGTTTTCACTATGCCATTTTGGACGAATCGCAGGCCATCAAAAACCCTACTTCGTATATAACCAAAGCGGTTATGCAACTCAATACCCGTCATAGACTGGTGTTGACGGGTACGCCCCTCGAAAACAGTACGATGGATTTATGGTCGCAAATGACCTTCATTAATCCTGGGTTGTTAGGTACACAGCATTTTTTCAAAAATGAGTTTCAAGTACCCATTGAAAAGAAAAGCGATGAGCAAAAAGTACAACGACTATATTCTATTATCAAGCCTTTTATGTTGAGAAGGCATAAGTCGCAAGTGGCTACTGAGCTTCCTCCTAAAATAGAAAGTGTGCATTATGCCCAAATGACCGAGCAGCAGGAAAAAGAATACGAAGAGGCAAAGTCATACTATCGTAATTTGATTTTAGAACATATCGATTCTGAAGGTATAGCTAAGTCTCAGATGGTTGTATTGCAAGGCTTAACCAAACTCAGACAAATAGCCAATCACCCCAAAATGACTGATACCGATTATGATGGCGACTCTGGCAAGCTCGACGATGTTGTACAAAAACTAGAGACTGTTTTGGAAGAAGGCCATAAAGTGTTGATTTTTAGTCAATTTGTAAAACACCTTGATTTGTTTAGAGAAAGGCTCGACAAAGAAAAACGTAATTATGCTTATTTGGATGGTAGTACTTACGACCGACAAGCACAGGTAGAGCGTTTTCAACAAAACGAAGATGTAAAAATATTTTTGATTTCGTTAAAAGCAGGTGGGCTTGGCCTCAACCTTACCGCCGCCGACTATGTGTTTATTTTGGACCCTTGGTGGAATCCTGCCATTGAGGCACAAGCCATTGACAGAGCTCATAGAATAGGCCAAGAAAAAACCGTTTTTACCTACAAGTTTATTACCAAACATACCGTAGAAGAAAAAATACTGGCCTTGCAACAAAACAAACAAAAACTAGCCTCTGACCTAATAACAACTGAGGAAAACTTTGTAAAATCTTTGAGTAAAGAAGATGTAATAGCGTTATTAGAATAG
- a CDS encoding tetratricopeptide repeat protein: MNHFNQRSQVKTIKSFVPLIICFLVALHSHAQWWKDTEKAEQERSKGMLLLTSEVQIEATQAINHMYNFKFQEAEREFTYLKVKYPNHPLPDFLLGLMEWWKIVPNTDNVLYDEKCLGFMDESIRKAEVIWDDTENPEAAFFMAAAYAFKGRLHSERKHWTKATFAAKNALKYLDKSRSFSDFSPELMFGDGLYNYYFHYVKENYPLLRPVLWLFPKGDKPKGISQLEKVSYNAFYTRTEARYFLLQIYGMENMNDKAYELSKYTHETYPDNPFFQRFHARSAFVAGRVREAETEAKSILQKIEEHYPGYEGVSGRYASYILAYYAYNYNHDLAQAKTYYQKTIDFAQLTNSTKSGYYWSSMLALGKIASTEEDFDKAVEYYKQVLEDSDKKTTQHTEAKKLLAEAKKARRKKH, encoded by the coding sequence ATGAACCATTTCAATCAAAGAAGCCAAGTGAAAACGATAAAGAGTTTTGTTCCCCTAATCATTTGTTTTTTGGTGGCGTTACATAGCCATGCACAATGGTGGAAAGATACCGAAAAAGCCGAACAAGAACGTTCTAAAGGAATGCTATTGTTGACAAGTGAGGTACAAATAGAAGCCACACAGGCTATCAACCACATGTATAATTTCAAATTTCAGGAAGCTGAAAGGGAATTTACCTACCTAAAAGTTAAATATCCTAATCACCCTCTTCCCGATTTTTTATTGGGCTTGATGGAATGGTGGAAAATTGTGCCTAATACCGATAACGTATTGTACGACGAAAAATGCCTTGGTTTTATGGACGAGAGTATCAGAAAAGCTGAGGTAATTTGGGACGATACCGAAAACCCCGAAGCGGCTTTCTTTATGGCGGCGGCTTATGCTTTTAAGGGACGTTTACATTCTGAAAGGAAGCACTGGACAAAAGCTACTTTTGCCGCCAAAAATGCTTTGAAATACCTCGACAAATCAAGAAGTTTTTCTGATTTTAGCCCTGAATTGATGTTTGGCGATGGGCTTTACAATTATTATTTCCATTACGTCAAAGAAAATTACCCATTGCTTCGCCCTGTTTTGTGGCTTTTTCCTAAAGGCGACAAGCCCAAAGGTATTAGCCAGCTCGAAAAGGTAAGTTATAATGCTTTTTATACCCGAACTGAAGCTCGGTATTTTCTTTTGCAAATATATGGTATGGAAAATATGAACGATAAGGCTTACGAGTTGTCGAAATATACCCATGAAACCTATCCTGACAACCCATTTTTTCAAAGATTTCATGCTCGTTCGGCCTTTGTGGCAGGGCGTGTACGCGAGGCCGAAACCGAAGCAAAAAGTATTTTGCAAAAAATAGAAGAGCATTATCCAGGTTATGAAGGCGTAAGCGGGCGTTATGCAAGCTATATTTTGGCCTATTATGCCTACAATTATAATCATGATTTGGCTCAGGCAAAGACATATTATCAAAAAACCATCGATTTTGCACAACTAACCAATTCTACCAAATCAGGCTATTACTGGTCATCAATGTTGGCTTTGGGTAAAATAGCATCAACAGAAGAGGATTTTGATAAGGCTGTCGAGTATTATAAACAAGTACTGGAAGATTCCGACAAGAAAACCACACAACATACCGAAGCCAAAAAACTTTTGGCCGAAGCCAAAAAGGCAAGGCGCAAAAAACACTAA